One genomic window of Candidatus Baltobacteraceae bacterium includes the following:
- a CDS encoding efflux RND transporter periplasmic adaptor subunit has translation MTRPLLAMVAATLVLSACGKGGTPNGPPPLSVDAAQAQRQNIATHIVLDGQVAPLEQSTLAFQQSAPIIGIYVNIGDVVKKGTLLARIDPSTLSAQLEQANAQAAQQGATAQGAVVGLPVQTQANQAAVQSAKASLDNARLVYQQNQQLYKQGYVSETQLENSRSQYVSAQQTYNNAVVGLRNNVVSAQNVKAQQAAAQAARAQAGVLSTQVSQTYLYAPFDGVISQRLLDPGAFGSPNQPVLTISRIDTVWLNINVPDEDLGYVRAGVPFTYTSSSLPGKTFRGVIQTVNAVPTSGTLSYLARMQTANPGEQLRGGMLISATIPRQSANDAVVVPRSAIAQTQNGNVVYVVQDNKAVEVPVKVGVQTDTMAQVVSPKVQPGTNVVTTRPDALKDGSPVMVNTGGPPGGAPGAAAPGAGAAGKAAPSAKPSGH, from the coding sequence GTGACGCGCCCGCTTTTAGCAATGGTCGCGGCCACCCTCGTTCTCAGCGCGTGCGGTAAAGGAGGCACCCCCAACGGTCCGCCGCCGTTGAGCGTCGACGCCGCCCAAGCGCAGCGCCAGAACATCGCCACGCATATTGTGCTCGACGGGCAAGTCGCCCCACTCGAGCAGTCGACGCTGGCATTTCAGCAAAGCGCGCCGATCATCGGCATTTACGTCAACATCGGCGACGTGGTGAAGAAGGGAACGCTGCTGGCGCGCATCGATCCATCCACGCTTTCGGCACAACTCGAACAGGCAAACGCGCAAGCCGCGCAGCAAGGCGCGACGGCCCAAGGCGCCGTCGTCGGTCTTCCGGTGCAGACGCAAGCCAATCAGGCCGCGGTGCAAAGCGCCAAAGCTTCGTTAGATAACGCGCGCCTGGTGTACCAGCAGAACCAGCAGTTGTACAAGCAGGGCTACGTTTCCGAAACGCAGCTCGAGAACTCGCGCTCGCAATACGTCTCCGCTCAGCAAACGTACAACAATGCCGTGGTAGGATTGCGCAACAACGTGGTTAGTGCGCAGAACGTCAAGGCTCAACAGGCGGCGGCTCAAGCTGCGCGCGCCCAAGCCGGCGTGCTTTCAACGCAGGTGTCGCAGACGTATCTCTACGCGCCGTTCGACGGCGTGATCTCGCAGCGTCTGCTCGATCCGGGCGCCTTCGGCTCGCCGAATCAGCCGGTATTGACGATTTCCCGCATCGACACGGTGTGGCTCAACATCAACGTTCCCGACGAAGATCTCGGGTACGTCCGTGCGGGCGTACCGTTTACGTATACGAGCTCGTCGCTGCCCGGCAAAACGTTCCGCGGCGTGATTCAGACCGTCAACGCGGTTCCGACCTCGGGAACCCTGTCGTACCTTGCGCGCATGCAGACCGCCAATCCCGGCGAACAGCTGCGCGGGGGCATGCTGATCTCGGCGACGATTCCGCGGCAATCCGCCAACGACGCGGTCGTGGTTCCGCGCAGCGCGATCGCGCAGACGCAGAACGGCAACGTCGTCTACGTCGTGCAGGATAATAAGGCCGTCGAGGTTCCCGTGAAGGTCGGCGTGCAGACCGATACGATGGCGCAAGTCGTTAGCCCGAAGGTGCAGCCGGGTACCAACGTAGTCACCACCCGCCCCGACGCGCTTAAAGACGGGAGTCCGGTTATGGTCAACACCGGTGGTCCGCCCGGAGGTGCTCCCGGAGCAGCCGCTCCCGGCGCCGGCGCTGCCGGCAAAGCGGCTCCGAGCGCCAAGCCGAGCGGACATTAA
- a CDS encoding TolC family protein: MTLRSFAPAFATTVAFAMLVAPAARAQNQAQPVQMPSPRPTPTSNSSPVPYPAYGSPAPDVQALTAKPGVPSVVNLQQAEKISVALSPVFASQNAAWAAIHAKYTSEQQALFPGVSGTATLGNRYENRTSSGSGSSSNSSSSSSSTPRPGNLFQSTSSSGSVGISVTQLIYDGGRVIAAIHTAKSSDMAGRDTLLRQLETLQINVASAYYTVLSDNATVAADVQLVREFETNENSVSAQIRNGAAARSDIAGAQFQTAQARGQLVTAQGAAIGAQAAFATTLGLDADAQVVPQQITAETTQATPTYADALKRALLLRPDYLSAQYTVVAAQENVRYAKLARFPVLSAGASDTVSRDFSNTWINGGGGVSIGGVGSPGPISGNGYDNIKQLGLSLSIPIYDQGLTNYNIAVAASQLDQARDSLQLTKLTVESDVRTALANLISARANLVQATSARQSAQVSLDATQAQYRVGAATILNLVTAEANLSTATASYISALYTVRTAEQNYLFATGASDLQL; the protein is encoded by the coding sequence ATGACGTTACGATCCTTCGCGCCCGCGTTTGCGACGACGGTTGCTTTCGCAATGCTCGTGGCGCCGGCGGCTCGCGCCCAAAATCAGGCGCAGCCCGTACAGATGCCCTCTCCGCGGCCGACGCCGACGTCAAATAGTTCACCGGTTCCCTATCCCGCGTACGGTTCGCCCGCGCCCGACGTCCAGGCACTCACGGCGAAACCCGGCGTTCCGTCTGTGGTGAACTTGCAGCAAGCCGAGAAGATAAGCGTCGCGTTATCGCCGGTTTTTGCCAGTCAGAACGCAGCGTGGGCCGCGATTCACGCGAAGTACACCTCGGAGCAACAGGCGTTGTTCCCGGGTGTCAGCGGCACGGCCACGCTGGGCAACAGGTACGAAAATCGTACGAGCAGCGGTTCGGGTAGCAGCTCAAACTCCAGCAGCAGCAGCAGCTCTACTCCGCGACCGGGCAACTTATTTCAGTCGACGTCGTCGTCGGGGTCCGTCGGAATCTCGGTTACGCAGCTCATTTACGACGGCGGAAGAGTCATCGCCGCGATTCATACGGCGAAGTCGTCCGACATGGCCGGTCGCGACACGCTGTTACGACAGCTCGAGACGCTCCAAATCAACGTAGCGAGCGCGTATTACACCGTTCTCTCCGATAACGCCACGGTTGCTGCCGACGTGCAGCTCGTGCGCGAGTTCGAAACGAACGAAAACTCCGTGAGCGCGCAAATTCGTAACGGTGCGGCGGCGCGGTCCGACATTGCCGGCGCGCAGTTTCAAACGGCACAGGCCCGCGGTCAGCTCGTGACGGCGCAAGGCGCCGCGATCGGGGCGCAAGCCGCGTTTGCCACGACGCTGGGTCTCGACGCCGACGCGCAAGTCGTTCCGCAACAGATTACCGCCGAGACGACGCAGGCGACTCCGACCTATGCCGACGCCCTTAAACGCGCGCTATTGTTACGCCCGGATTATCTCTCGGCGCAATACACGGTCGTGGCCGCGCAAGAGAACGTCCGCTATGCGAAGTTGGCGCGGTTCCCCGTTCTCTCTGCCGGTGCTTCCGACACGGTGTCGCGTGACTTCAGCAATACGTGGATCAACGGCGGTGGTGGGGTTAGTATTGGCGGCGTGGGGTCTCCAGGGCCGATAAGCGGCAACGGCTACGACAATATAAAGCAGCTCGGTTTGAGTTTGTCGATTCCGATTTACGATCAGGGCTTGACCAACTACAACATTGCGGTCGCGGCCTCACAGCTGGATCAGGCGCGAGATAGTCTTCAGCTAACCAAGCTGACGGTTGAATCCGACGTGCGTACCGCGCTGGCGAACCTGATTTCGGCACGTGCGAATCTCGTGCAGGCGACGTCGGCGCGTCAATCGGCGCAGGTTTCGCTCGACGCGACGCAGGCGCAGTACCGGGTAGGTGCGGCGACGATCCTCAATTTGGTAACCGCCGAGGCAAATCTCTCGACGGCTACCGCGTCGTACATCTCCGCGCTCTACACCGTCAGGACTGCAGAGCAGAACTACCTCTTCGCGACGGGAGCATCCGACCTCCAACTCTAA
- a CDS encoding site-2 protease family protein produces the protein MDYLPPPAENEPSPPSVTTKRKAGGTIGALLAAALAFLAKFKLLFLVGLKFLAPSWTFLLSLWIYVAFFGWKLAIVVMFVLLAHELGHYYAFRAYGLPVRLPAFVPLLGAFTAGAPPDDLEHDANIAIAGPLTGLGLSAVCYAVGDATNDRFWLACADVSAFLNLFNMIPVPPFDGGRIVAAIWPPLWIAGFLLFVAFAAYFHVPIFFIAIIGILGLPSILAAWRGQVDPRAAAMTLNAKLRVSAWYLATVLGLLWVMSRAHVIVGGLRG, from the coding sequence GTGGATTACCTGCCGCCGCCCGCCGAGAACGAGCCCTCGCCGCCGAGCGTAACGACGAAGCGTAAGGCCGGTGGAACGATCGGCGCTCTTTTGGCTGCGGCGCTGGCCTTCCTCGCCAAGTTCAAGCTGCTGTTTTTGGTCGGCCTGAAGTTCTTGGCGCCCAGCTGGACGTTTTTGCTCTCGCTGTGGATCTACGTTGCGTTCTTCGGGTGGAAGCTCGCCATCGTGGTGATGTTCGTGTTGCTGGCGCACGAGCTGGGACACTATTATGCGTTCCGCGCTTACGGGCTGCCCGTACGCTTGCCGGCGTTCGTTCCGCTGTTAGGCGCGTTTACCGCCGGCGCACCGCCGGACGATTTGGAGCACGACGCCAACATTGCGATCGCTGGCCCGCTCACGGGGTTGGGGCTCTCCGCGGTTTGCTACGCGGTCGGCGACGCCACCAACGACCGGTTCTGGCTGGCGTGCGCGGACGTGTCGGCCTTTCTCAATTTGTTCAACATGATTCCGGTACCGCCGTTTGACGGCGGCCGCATCGTCGCGGCGATTTGGCCGCCGCTCTGGATCGCCGGCTTTCTGCTCTTCGTCGCCTTTGCGGCGTACTTTCACGTCCCCATCTTCTTCATTGCGATCATCGGCATTTTAGGCTTGCCGTCGATTCTCGCCGCGTGGCGCGGGCAAGTCGATCCACGCGCCGCGGCGATGACCCTCAACGCCAAACTGCGCGTCAGTGCTTGGTATCTCGCGACGGTTTTAGGGTTGTTGTGGGTTATGTCGCGCGCGCACGTTATTGTGGGGGGGCTTCGTGGATAA
- a CDS encoding glycosyltransferase family 87 protein, giving the protein MGYVRSVALALACAFIVIGVTIARPATTPGPLQRDLEAYWSAGATVNSGKSPYGRAIWEAERAVPGVDPSHDEVLPFISPPATLVLWSPLARLPFDLATRLWYGVLLCALAGLILATLRGSGEPLTFFSFLAVLAFAIGFGPVTANLALGQIAMVAFVGALLATTARSRLAKTLASFVAFFQPNVALALVSQFGRNVTTLAVVLAAACSYVVGALWAGWNWPWRYAALLSSHVNGERYGAIQYAPGPIAYELHLPPPMPELATVVLAIAAVAAAIAAWRSLEGGFARFAVFSALTPFVATFFHDHDFVVAFPAAVFCALRARGAERALGFAGALLVSIDWFGLAQRPNAIPQSAFLLAGAAAAFIALGAQSDLRFVSYAAMPLAALFAAGAWLGSAQPAPVWPYHLGSFHAPATASIATIWFLEQRQDGLEAAIPAWALLKSLSLLGCALLVVTICRRPSYYRTVSPARD; this is encoded by the coding sequence ATGGGTTACGTACGTAGCGTCGCTTTGGCGCTCGCGTGCGCGTTTATCGTCATCGGCGTTACGATCGCTCGTCCGGCAACGACGCCCGGTCCGCTCCAACGCGACCTCGAAGCGTATTGGAGCGCGGGTGCGACCGTCAACTCCGGTAAGAGCCCGTACGGACGCGCGATTTGGGAGGCCGAGCGCGCGGTCCCCGGCGTCGATCCGTCGCACGACGAGGTTCTGCCTTTTATCAGCCCTCCGGCCACACTCGTGCTCTGGAGCCCGTTGGCGCGCTTGCCGTTCGATCTCGCGACGCGCCTGTGGTACGGCGTGCTGCTCTGCGCGCTCGCCGGCCTGATTCTCGCAACCCTGCGCGGCAGCGGCGAACCGCTGACGTTCTTTTCGTTTCTTGCCGTGCTGGCGTTCGCGATCGGCTTTGGACCGGTGACGGCGAACCTGGCGCTCGGACAAATCGCCATGGTCGCCTTCGTGGGCGCGCTGCTTGCCACCACGGCACGCTCGCGGCTTGCGAAGACGCTCGCATCGTTCGTCGCGTTCTTCCAACCTAACGTCGCACTGGCGCTCGTTTCGCAGTTCGGCCGAAACGTGACGACGTTGGCCGTCGTGCTCGCGGCGGCATGCAGCTATGTCGTGGGGGCGCTTTGGGCGGGATGGAATTGGCCATGGCGCTACGCAGCGCTCCTTTCGTCGCACGTAAACGGCGAGCGCTACGGAGCCATTCAGTACGCGCCGGGACCGATCGCGTACGAGTTGCACCTGCCGCCGCCGATGCCCGAACTCGCAACGGTCGTGCTCGCGATTGCCGCGGTCGCGGCGGCGATCGCGGCTTGGCGGAGCCTCGAGGGCGGCTTCGCGCGTTTCGCCGTCTTTTCCGCGCTGACGCCGTTCGTCGCGACGTTCTTTCACGATCACGATTTCGTCGTCGCGTTTCCGGCGGCGGTGTTCTGTGCGCTGCGCGCGCGCGGAGCGGAGCGGGCGCTGGGCTTCGCCGGCGCGCTGCTCGTGTCGATCGATTGGTTCGGTCTCGCGCAGCGTCCCAACGCGATTCCGCAGAGCGCGTTTCTGCTGGCGGGTGCGGCCGCGGCCTTTATCGCGCTCGGCGCCCAGTCTGATCTGCGGTTCGTCTCGTATGCGGCGATGCCGCTGGCGGCGTTATTTGCCGCGGGCGCGTGGCTGGGAAGCGCTCAACCGGCGCCGGTGTGGCCCTACCATCTCGGCAGTTTCCACGCGCCGGCGACCGCGTCGATCGCGACGATTTGGTTTTTGGAGCAGCGGCAAGACGGGCTCGAAGCCGCGATCCCGGCGTGGGCTCTCCTCAAGTCGCTCTCGCTTCTCGGCTGCGCCCTGCTGGTCGTAACTATATGTCGACGTCCATCATATTATCGAACGGTGTCTCCGGCCCGGGATTGA
- a CDS encoding thioesterase family protein gives MSAKLDIGRSYSLQSRVEEWMTAEKAGNKGVDVLSTSVLVQLVESAAVHCIDPVLDESQVTLGTHIDIEHHKPVPVGFIVRTEVEVVMVDGPRVSFAVQVFDEQEAVAEGTHERYIIDRAKFLAKLEEKLT, from the coding sequence ATGAGCGCGAAACTCGATATCGGACGCTCGTACAGTCTCCAGAGCCGCGTTGAGGAGTGGATGACCGCCGAGAAGGCCGGAAATAAGGGCGTTGACGTCCTTTCCACTTCCGTATTGGTGCAGCTCGTCGAGAGCGCTGCAGTTCACTGCATCGATCCGGTTCTCGACGAGAGCCAAGTCACGCTGGGCACGCATATCGACATTGAACACCACAAACCGGTACCGGTTGGTTTCATCGTGCGTACCGAAGTTGAGGTCGTCATGGTCGACGGACCGCGCGTCAGTTTCGCCGTCCAAGTCTTTGACGAGCAGGAGGCCGTGGCCGAAGGGACCCACGAGCGGTACATCATCGACCGGGCCAAGTTCCTCGCGAAGCTTGAAGAAAAGCTTACATAA
- a CDS encoding peptide ABC transporter substrate-binding protein, whose product MNRRSFAAVAALIAATIVWSGCSKVSNGTTSSGRHPWTQPGVLRFTEFSDPKNLNPVLNSAAPTLDLSMFIYSWTVRYDQNGKPIPDAVSEIPTIANGDVSKDGLTLKYKLRHNMKWQDGPPVTCNDLKFTWQVVMNPHNNVVTTDGYKDIASIDCSDPYVAVVHMKKLYAPFLQQLWSVNGNAPILPEHLLAKYNDDKGSFNTASYNALPVGSGPFKVVQWQRGQEVRMQVNPNFYLGRPKLNEVVYKILPDENTAETQLQTHEIDMLALGSGLKWPQYAELAADPKNGLTAIRVDSFAWTHVDFNLKQPIVSDVQVRRAIAYATDKDEIVNKVVHGSAIPADTDQQPHLSWAYTNDIAHYPYDPEKAKQLLDADGWKVGPDGVRVKDGQRLEFTMSTQTESTNGKAIQTVLQRQWREVGVQADIKNYPTSEFFDNSTNGILQGGHYDVAGFSWLGAADPDDSAIYSGDNLAPHGQNAMFWNNRVATDAMNDALKTVDQARRKKDYVIVQQQVALDVPTIILYFVRFPYVYNTDLKNFNPSPVISGFWDPWDYSI is encoded by the coding sequence GTGAATCGACGGTCTTTTGCCGCCGTCGCGGCGTTGATTGCCGCAACGATCGTGTGGTCGGGCTGTTCTAAAGTGTCCAATGGAACCACGAGCAGCGGACGCCATCCGTGGACTCAGCCGGGCGTGCTGCGGTTTACCGAGTTCTCCGACCCCAAGAACCTCAATCCGGTGCTCAACTCCGCGGCGCCGACGCTCGACCTTTCGATGTTTATTTACTCTTGGACGGTTCGCTACGACCAAAACGGCAAGCCGATTCCCGACGCGGTAAGCGAGATACCGACGATCGCCAACGGCGACGTCAGCAAAGACGGACTGACGCTCAAATACAAGTTGCGCCACAACATGAAGTGGCAAGATGGACCCCCGGTGACGTGCAACGATCTAAAGTTTACCTGGCAAGTCGTGATGAATCCGCATAACAACGTCGTAACGACCGATGGGTATAAAGACATCGCGAGCATCGATTGCTCCGATCCGTACGTCGCCGTCGTTCACATGAAAAAACTTTACGCTCCGTTTCTGCAGCAGCTGTGGAGCGTCAACGGCAACGCGCCGATTCTTCCCGAACATCTCTTGGCGAAATACAACGACGACAAAGGTTCGTTCAACACCGCGTCCTACAACGCGCTCCCAGTTGGAAGCGGCCCGTTCAAAGTCGTGCAATGGCAACGCGGCCAAGAAGTACGCATGCAAGTTAATCCCAACTTCTACCTGGGCCGTCCCAAGCTCAACGAAGTCGTGTACAAGATCCTTCCCGACGAAAATACCGCAGAGACGCAGCTTCAGACGCACGAGATCGACATGCTCGCGCTCGGCTCGGGCCTCAAGTGGCCGCAGTACGCCGAACTTGCGGCCGATCCCAAGAACGGACTCACCGCGATCCGCGTCGACAGCTTCGCGTGGACGCACGTCGACTTTAACTTGAAGCAGCCCATCGTCTCCGACGTTCAGGTTCGCCGGGCAATAGCGTACGCAACCGACAAAGACGAGATCGTGAACAAAGTCGTGCACGGATCGGCCATTCCCGCAGATACCGACCAGCAGCCGCATCTCTCGTGGGCCTATACGAACGACATCGCGCACTATCCCTACGATCCGGAGAAGGCCAAACAGCTGCTCGATGCCGATGGCTGGAAGGTCGGTCCGGATGGCGTACGCGTGAAAGACGGTCAACGACTCGAGTTCACGATGAGCACGCAAACCGAGTCGACCAACGGCAAGGCCATACAAACCGTGCTTCAGCGTCAGTGGCGCGAAGTGGGCGTGCAGGCCGATATCAAGAACTACCCCACCTCGGAATTTTTCGACAACTCGACCAACGGCATTCTTCAAGGTGGTCATTATGATGTCGCCGGGTTCTCGTGGCTGGGCGCGGCCGATCCGGACGACAGCGCGATCTATTCCGGCGACAACCTCGCTCCGCACGGGCAAAACGCAATGTTCTGGAATAATCGGGTAGCGACCGACGCGATGAACGACGCGCTCAAAACGGTCGACCAAGCGCGCCGGAAGAAAGATTACGTGATCGTGCAACAGCAGGTGGCACTCGACGTGCCGACGATCATCCTCTACTTCGTGCGTTTCCCCTACGTCTATAACACGGATCTAAAGAATTTCAATCCGTCGCCGGTTATTTCCGGGTTCTGGGATCCCTGGGATTACTCGATCTAA
- a CDS encoding peptide ABC transporter substrate-binding protein translates to MRLSRLVAVASIAVLLCACTKAGQSSAPMTHHLVIADGTGDVPTLNPHLFTETTLGFIAEMTQAYLVKYDAHNRPYPELVTEVPTQPNGGISKDGKVITWHLRRGVRWSDGAPFNADDVVFSTNAVNNPANNEVGRDGWNLITKIDEPDKYTVVYHLSKPYSSFLPTFFGSAGANPSVLPKHILGGLPDINHAPYNSKPVGIGPFRVVSWSRGDKIELEANPYYFRGLPKLKRITYKLIPSYDTLLTEMRSGEVDLWPLVGPSYIYQTKTIPNIQTDVIPGTYYSHLDFNVTRPAVSDVSVRQAIRYAIDRQSLVQKIDHGYAQVQDSVIPSVFPFAPKVSTTPYDPVKARQILDSAGWKVGPDGIRAKNGHKLSIDFEYYTGSASTDNLVEVIRQELKGIGISMTTRKTAAAVFFGPYQSGGIVYGGKFDMTEFSWGALPNPDISNNFECNQIPPNGQNVSHYCNAELDRVLEQIKGTYDEKTQTELLGRAMVIIQRDAPTIVLWVLDQGYAHKPGLTGFNPGPETPFDNMMDVDI, encoded by the coding sequence ATGAGATTGTCGCGCCTCGTGGCCGTTGCGTCGATCGCCGTCTTACTGTGCGCCTGTACGAAAGCCGGGCAAAGCAGTGCTCCCATGACGCACCACCTCGTCATCGCCGACGGAACGGGTGACGTCCCGACGCTCAATCCACATCTCTTTACGGAGACGACGCTGGGCTTCATCGCGGAGATGACGCAAGCGTATCTCGTGAAATACGACGCGCATAACCGCCCGTATCCGGAGCTCGTCACCGAGGTTCCGACGCAGCCGAACGGTGGAATCAGCAAAGACGGTAAGGTCATTACGTGGCACCTGCGTCGCGGCGTGCGATGGTCCGACGGTGCGCCGTTCAACGCCGACGACGTGGTCTTCTCGACCAACGCCGTCAACAATCCGGCGAACAACGAAGTGGGGCGCGACGGATGGAATCTTATCACCAAGATCGATGAACCCGACAAATACACCGTCGTGTACCATCTGAGTAAACCGTACTCGTCATTCTTGCCGACGTTTTTTGGGTCGGCGGGAGCCAATCCGAGCGTCCTGCCGAAGCATATTCTCGGCGGACTTCCGGACATCAATCACGCGCCGTACAACTCCAAGCCCGTGGGAATCGGACCGTTCCGTGTGGTTTCGTGGTCCCGCGGCGATAAAATCGAGTTGGAGGCGAATCCGTACTACTTCCGCGGCCTTCCCAAGCTCAAACGCATAACCTACAAGCTTATTCCCTCGTACGATACCCTGTTGACGGAGATGCGCAGCGGGGAAGTAGATCTGTGGCCATTGGTCGGACCCTCCTACATCTATCAGACTAAGACGATCCCCAACATTCAAACTGACGTGATACCGGGTACCTACTATTCGCACCTAGACTTCAACGTCACCCGGCCGGCGGTGAGCGACGTTAGCGTTCGGCAAGCGATACGCTATGCGATCGATCGCCAGAGTCTCGTCCAGAAAATCGATCACGGTTACGCCCAAGTGCAGGACAGCGTTATTCCTTCCGTGTTTCCCTTTGCGCCGAAGGTTTCTACCACACCGTACGATCCGGTGAAGGCGCGCCAAATTCTCGACTCGGCGGGATGGAAAGTCGGGCCGGACGGCATTCGCGCGAAAAACGGCCACAAACTTTCGATCGACTTTGAGTACTATACGGGTTCCGCTTCGACGGATAACCTCGTTGAGGTGATCCGGCAAGAACTCAAAGGAATCGGGATATCGATGACGACCCGCAAGACGGCGGCAGCCGTGTTCTTCGGCCCTTACCAGAGTGGCGGCATCGTATATGGCGGAAAATTCGACATGACGGAATTTTCCTGGGGCGCGTTACCGAATCCCGATATTTCCAACAACTTTGAATGCAATCAGATTCCGCCGAACGGCCAGAACGTATCGCACTATTGTAATGCGGAGCTGGATCGCGTGCTCGAACAAATAAAGGGCACTTACGACGAAAAAACGCAAACCGAACTGCTCGGGCGCGCGATGGTCATCATCCAGCGCGACGCGCCTACGATCGTCTTGTGGGTGCTCGATCAGGGCTACGCGCACAAACCGGGCTTGACCGGCTTCAATCCCGGGCCGGAGACACCGTTCGATAATATGATGGACGTCGACATATAG
- a CDS encoding NAD(P)/FAD-dependent oxidoreductase → MPVIVIVGGGFAGSAVARQLERRLEPREAEIVLLSRENYTLFTPMLPEVTAGALEVRHIVTPIRTELRHTSFVLADVTEVDTNRSRVEFRHVLTGLSETVEYDHLVLALGSSTSTFGLPGVAEYAWSMKSLEDADALRNRFVWLLELADTLPPSDRRASLLTIAVVGGGFTGVETAGEMVELFRSVLHFYPRLKLEEVRVVLLEAGDTLLAGLPRKMGEYSRRNLQRRGVEIILGDGVASADENGLTLQSGRRINTSTIVWSAGVVPSPIVKQCGLPATKRGAVVTRSDMRVATIPNVWALGDCAAIPDGDGGTYPMTAQHAIREGPHLADNLVATLRGQPTTAFAYRSLGMMASLGARRAVAQLPGDRVITGFIAWFLWRSYYLLRLPGLDRKLRVAFDWTLDLIFPRDIAVLRMGTQRAPDASSGPSTSAPPAHAQDDG, encoded by the coding sequence GTGCCTGTTATTGTAATCGTGGGCGGCGGTTTCGCCGGAAGCGCGGTCGCCCGACAGCTCGAACGCCGCCTCGAACCGCGGGAAGCCGAAATCGTGCTGCTCAGCCGGGAGAACTACACGCTCTTCACGCCGATGCTGCCCGAGGTCACGGCCGGGGCGCTCGAGGTGCGCCACATCGTCACGCCGATTCGCACCGAGCTCCGCCACACGTCATTCGTCCTGGCCGACGTAACGGAAGTCGATACGAACCGCAGCCGCGTCGAATTTCGTCACGTGCTCACCGGCTTATCCGAAACGGTCGAGTACGATCACCTCGTCTTAGCTCTCGGATCGTCCACTTCGACCTTCGGACTGCCCGGCGTCGCTGAATACGCCTGGAGCATGAAGTCGCTCGAAGATGCCGACGCGCTGCGCAATCGCTTCGTCTGGCTGCTCGAACTGGCCGATACGCTGCCGCCGAGCGACCGGCGCGCATCGCTGCTCACGATCGCCGTCGTCGGCGGCGGGTTTACCGGCGTGGAGACGGCCGGCGAAATGGTCGAGCTGTTTCGCAGCGTCTTGCACTTTTATCCGCGGTTGAAACTCGAGGAAGTTCGCGTCGTGCTGCTCGAAGCGGGTGACACGCTGCTCGCCGGACTGCCGCGCAAGATGGGTGAATATTCGCGACGCAATCTGCAACGGCGCGGCGTCGAAATCATTTTGGGTGACGGCGTGGCGTCGGCCGACGAAAACGGACTTACCTTGCAGAGCGGGCGCCGCATCAACACGTCGACGATCGTTTGGAGTGCCGGCGTTGTTCCGTCGCCGATCGTCAAGCAGTGCGGATTGCCGGCGACCAAGCGCGGCGCCGTCGTTACGCGGTCCGATATGCGGGTGGCGACGATACCAAACGTGTGGGCTCTGGGCGATTGCGCCGCAATTCCCGACGGCGATGGCGGAACCTACCCGATGACGGCGCAGCACGCGATTCGCGAAGGGCCGCATCTCGCCGACAACCTCGTTGCAACGCTGCGGGGGCAGCCGACGACGGCGTTTGCTTACCGGTCGCTCGGGATGATGGCGTCACTAGGCGCTCGCCGCGCCGTTGCCCAACTGCCCGGCGATCGCGTGATCACGGGATTCATCGCCTGGTTCCTCTGGCGCAGCTACTACCTGTTGCGGCTGCCGGGCCTCGATCGTAAGCTGCGCGTCGCGTTCGATTGGACGCTCGACTTGATTTTCCCGAGGGATATCGCGGTGTTGCGGATGGGCACCCAGAGGGCCCCCGATGCCTCCTCAGGCCCTTCGACTTCGGCCCCTCCGGCCCACGCTCAGGATGACGGGTAG